From Scytonema millei VB511283, the proteins below share one genomic window:
- a CDS encoding nucleoside hydrolase has protein sequence MLNCQLKKLVSGLAIAAISATFCLPNSAVAGDRPIRVIFDHDGAFEDYYAILTLALASQQKSPPVKLIGITTMAHGESYCNNSEGYPELKRELLGDFSSEAGSIDGLTQKVLAIAQYRDAKIYSGCDESATTINVPNKADDFGKPVFGTDFTSVRVQLPFAGKPALEPCLFHQEFMSSPRDFVCWNEFNRTFRDETLRYILPQAQAALEQFQLREVDLIDPKKKAANYLATSICEAYKKDEPLTIATVGPVTNLARAYSYIEENPRKYGCPKKIKLADLNHVISTIHMGGVLDENKADNFDANGNYRLNEPFPVWTEGNIYYQDGEHVFGSHHLPFPGTNFENIQTAEHKKAFNSLNNAEVNFWIDAPAVDKILNSGIPADIVPLNATNFARLQGFAQRIQDNPSQCNTAPAQYIKNVQFANSPAPGVFVFDTLFFWDTLTVASLWNDFLNFEDFADLEITTLTNGDPSTVTGQLPEAELFRRDIGNLFALGRVKNPVRLSLSVKPAAGDPDFKTTIQDFVFGLVCTSE, from the coding sequence ATGTTAAATTGTCAACTGAAAAAACTCGTTTCTGGATTAGCGATCGCAGCTATTTCCGCAACTTTTTGTTTGCCAAATTCTGCTGTGGCTGGCGATCGTCCAATTCGAGTCATTTTCGATCACGATGGGGCATTTGAAGACTACTATGCCATCTTAACTTTAGCCCTGGCTTCCCAGCAGAAATCTCCGCCAGTCAAGCTAATTGGAATTACCACAATGGCGCATGGAGAATCTTATTGTAATAATTCTGAAGGTTATCCAGAATTAAAACGGGAGCTGCTAGGCGATTTTAGTTCTGAAGCAGGATCCATTGACGGACTGACGCAAAAAGTTTTAGCGATCGCTCAATATCGGGACGCAAAAATATATTCTGGTTGTGATGAAAGTGCAACAACTATTAACGTGCCAAACAAAGCTGATGATTTTGGTAAACCCGTCTTTGGAACTGACTTTACTTCAGTACGAGTTCAGTTACCATTTGCAGGTAAACCAGCTTTAGAACCTTGCCTGTTCCATCAAGAATTCATGTCGTCTCCCCGCGATTTTGTCTGTTGGAACGAGTTTAATCGAACGTTTCGCGATGAAACTTTAAGGTATATTCTGCCGCAAGCTCAAGCAGCTTTAGAGCAATTTCAATTACGAGAAGTCGATCTGATCGATCCGAAAAAAAAGGCGGCTAACTACTTGGCAACTTCTATCTGTGAAGCATATAAAAAGGACGAGCCGCTGACAATTGCTACCGTTGGACCCGTAACTAACTTAGCAAGAGCTTATTCTTATATAGAAGAAAATCCTCGCAAGTACGGCTGTCCTAAGAAAATCAAACTTGCAGATTTAAATCATGTCATTTCTACTATTCACATGGGCGGCGTTTTGGATGAAAATAAAGCTGATAATTTTGATGCTAATGGTAACTACCGTTTAAACGAACCATTTCCAGTTTGGACGGAAGGTAATATTTACTATCAAGATGGAGAACATGTTTTTGGCTCGCACCATTTACCATTTCCAGGGACAAATTTTGAGAATATTCAAACTGCCGAACACAAAAAAGCTTTCAATTCCCTGAATAATGCCGAAGTCAATTTCTGGATTGATGCGCCTGCGGTAGATAAAATCCTCAATTCAGGAATTCCGGCGGATATCGTACCGTTAAATGCCACAAATTTCGCCCGCTTGCAAGGATTCGCCCAACGCATTCAAGATAATCCCTCTCAGTGTAATACTGCCCCCGCACAATATATCAAAAACGTGCAATTTGCTAATTCACCCGCTCCTGGCGTTTTCGTTTTTGATACGTTATTTTTCTGGGATACTTTAACTGTAGCTAGTCTGTGGAATGATTTTCTAAATTTTGAAGATTTCGCCGATTTAGAAATCACAACACTGACAAATGGAGATCCGAGTACGGTAACGGGACAATTACCAGAAGCAGAACTTTTTCGGCGGGATATTGGCAATCTTTTTGCCTTGGGAAGAGTTAAGAACCCCGTAAGGTTGAGTTTGTCGGTGAAGCCTGCTGCTGGCGATCCTGATTTTAAGACGACGATTCAAGATTTTGTCTTTGGTTTGGTTTGTACTAGCGAATAG